In Passer domesticus isolate bPasDom1 chromosome 9, bPasDom1.hap1, whole genome shotgun sequence, a genomic segment contains:
- the SLC6A8 gene encoding sodium- and chloride-dependent creatine transporter 1 isoform X3 — protein sequence MPPVPTDTAAPQPPDAPRRDAAAATTAAAAAPAGSEAPPQRETWTRQMDFIMSCVGFAVGLGNVWRFPYLCYKNGGGVFLIPYLLIVFVGGIPIFFLEVALGQFMKQGGIAAWNIAPLFKGLGLASMVIVFFCNSYYIMILVWGLFYLVHSLTDTLPWATCGHSWNTEQCTELFNLDLCQNVSTIVTASTWTSNFSCTNMTNKRSPVIEFWENKVLRLSGGLSEPGEMNWQMILCLLTTWIVVYFCIWKGVKSTGKIVYFTALFPYVVLILLLVHGVTLPGALGGIIYYLKPDWSKLVEAQVWIDAGTQVFFSYAIGLGALTALGSYNRFHNNCYRDAYILAVINSCTSFFAGFVVFSVLGFMASEQGVDISMVAESGPGLAFIAYPKAVTLMPLSPLWATLFFVMLLVLGLDSQFVGVEGFITGILDLFPQPGAGSLRRELTAALCCIICCLIDLSMVTQGGMYVFQLFDNYSASGITLLWQAFWECVVIAWVYGADRFMDDVARMIGYRPLPVMKWCWAVVTPLVCVGIFVFHVVNYKPLTYNKTYVYPWWGEAIGWVLALSSMLCIPCTVIYKLLRCKGSLRERWQLLTTPIWGQHHLEYLTPEAEAKLLAPEPPKEKATLFETVI from the exons ATGCCCCCCGTCCCCACCGACACggccgccccgcagccgcccGACGCCCCGCGACGCGACGCCGCCGCCGCCACAAccgcggccgccgctgcccccgcGGGCTCCG AAGCCCCCCCCCAACGGGAGACATGGACCCGGCAGATGGATTTCATCATGTCCTGCGTGGGCTTCGCCGTGGGGCTGGGCAACGTCTGGCGCTTCCCCTACCTGTGCTACAAGAACGGCGGAG gcgTTTTCCTCATCCCCTACCTGCTCATCGTCTTCGTGGGCGGCATCCCCATCTTCTTCTTGGAGGTGGCTCTGGGACAGTTCATGAAGCAGGGGGGCATCGCCGCCTGGAACATCGCCCCCCTCTTCAAGG GTTTAGGCCTGGCCTCTATGGTGATCGTCTTCTTCTGCAACTCCTACTACATCATGATCTTGGTGTGGGGGCTCTTTTACCTGGTGCATTCACTGACGGacaccctgccctgggccacctGTGGCCATTCCTGGAACACGGAGCAGTGCACGGAGCTCTTCAACCTGGACCTGTGCCAAAATGTCAGCACTATTGTCACTGCCAGCACTTGGACCTCCAACTTCAGCTGCACCAACATGACCAACAAGCGCTCACCCGTCATTGAGTTTTGGGA GAACAAGGTGCTGCGTCTCTCTGGGGGACTCAGCGAGCCGGGCGAGATGAACTGGCAGATGATCCTCTGCTTGCTTACCACCTGGATTGTTGTCTACTTCTGCATCTGGAAGGGTGTCAAGTCGACTGGGAAG ATTGTGTACTTCACGGCGCTCTTCCCCTATGTGGTCCTCATCCTCCTGCTGGTCCACGGAGTAACACTGCCCGGCGCGCTGGGTGGCATCATCTACTACCTGAAACCTGACTGGTCCAAGCTGGTTGAGGCGCAG GTCTGGATCGATGCTGGCACCCAGGTGTTCTTCTCCTACGCCATCGGGCTGGGCGCCCTGACCGCACTGGGCAGCTACAACCGCTTCCACAACAACTGCTACAG GGATGCCTACATCCTGGCTGTGATCAACAGCTGCACCAGCTTCTTTGCCGGCTTTGTTGTCTTCTCCGTGCTCGGCTTCATGGCCTCTGAGCAAGGCGTGGACATCTCCATGGTGGCCGAGTCTG GTCCCGGGCTGGCTTTCATCGCCTACCCCAAAGCTGTGACGCTGATGCCCTTGTCCCCGCTGTGGGCCACGCTCTTTTTCGTCATGCTTCTCGTGCTGGGGCTGGACAGCCAG TTTGTCGGTGTGGAGGGTTTCATCACGGGCATCCTGGACCTGTTCCCCCAGCCGGGGGCTGGCTCGCTACGCCGTGAGCTCACCGCTGCGCTCTGCTGCATCATCTGCTGCCTCATTGACCTCTCCATGGTCACACAG GGCGGCATGTACGTGTTCCAGCTCTTTGACAACTACTCGGCCAGCGGGATCACGTTGCTGTGGCAGGCTTTCTGGGAGTGCGTGGTCATTGCCTGGGTCTATG GTGCCGACCGCTTCATGGACGATGTGGCCCGTATGATCGGCTACCGGCCCCTGCCCGTCATGAAGTGGTGCTGGGCTGTGGTGACACCGCTGGTCTGCGTG GGCATCTTTGTGTTCCACGTGGTGAACTACAAGCCGCTGACATACAATAAGACATACGTGTACCCGTGGTGGGGGGAAGCCATCGGCTGGGTCCTGGCACTCTCCTCCATGCTCTGCATCCCCTGCACTGTTATCTACAAGCTCCTGCGCTGCAAAGGCTCCTTGCGCGAG CGCTGGCAGCTCCTGACCACTCCAATCTGGGGCCAACACCACCTGGAGTACCTGACGCCAGAGGCAGAAGCCAAGCTGCtggccccagagccccccaagGAGAAGGCGACGCTCTTCGAGACTGTGATCTGA
- the SLC6A8 gene encoding sodium- and chloride-dependent creatine transporter 1 isoform X1: MPPVPTDTAAPQPPDAPRRDAAAATTAAAAAPAGSAGPGGAEGTEPPTAGEERTVTAPLVRPPGPPKEAPPQRETWTRQMDFIMSCVGFAVGLGNVWRFPYLCYKNGGGVFLIPYLLIVFVGGIPIFFLEVALGQFMKQGGIAAWNIAPLFKGLGLASMVIVFFCNSYYIMILVWGLFYLVHSLTDTLPWATCGHSWNTEQCTELFNLDLCQNVSTIVTASTWTSNFSCTNMTNKRSPVIEFWENKVLRLSGGLSEPGEMNWQMILCLLTTWIVVYFCIWKGVKSTGKIVYFTALFPYVVLILLLVHGVTLPGALGGIIYYLKPDWSKLVEAQVWIDAGTQVFFSYAIGLGALTALGSYNRFHNNCYRDAYILAVINSCTSFFAGFVVFSVLGFMASEQGVDISMVAESGPGLAFIAYPKAVTLMPLSPLWATLFFVMLLVLGLDSQFVGVEGFITGILDLFPQPGAGSLRRELTAALCCIICCLIDLSMVTQGGMYVFQLFDNYSASGITLLWQAFWECVVIAWVYGADRFMDDVARMIGYRPLPVMKWCWAVVTPLVCVGIFVFHVVNYKPLTYNKTYVYPWWGEAIGWVLALSSMLCIPCTVIYKLLRCKGSLRERWQLLTTPIWGQHHLEYLTPEAEAKLLAPEPPKEKATLFETVI, from the exons ATGCCCCCCGTCCCCACCGACACggccgccccgcagccgcccGACGCCCCGCGACGCGACGCCGCCGCCGCCACAAccgcggccgccgctgcccccgcGGGCTCCG CAGGCCCCGGCGGGGCGGAGGGCACCGAGCCCCCCACGGCGGGCGAGGAGCGAACGGTGACGGCACCACTGGTGCGACCCCCTGGTCCCCCCAAAGAAGCCCCCCCCCAACGGGAGACATGGACCCGGCAGATGGATTTCATCATGTCCTGCGTGGGCTTCGCCGTGGGGCTGGGCAACGTCTGGCGCTTCCCCTACCTGTGCTACAAGAACGGCGGAG gcgTTTTCCTCATCCCCTACCTGCTCATCGTCTTCGTGGGCGGCATCCCCATCTTCTTCTTGGAGGTGGCTCTGGGACAGTTCATGAAGCAGGGGGGCATCGCCGCCTGGAACATCGCCCCCCTCTTCAAGG GTTTAGGCCTGGCCTCTATGGTGATCGTCTTCTTCTGCAACTCCTACTACATCATGATCTTGGTGTGGGGGCTCTTTTACCTGGTGCATTCACTGACGGacaccctgccctgggccacctGTGGCCATTCCTGGAACACGGAGCAGTGCACGGAGCTCTTCAACCTGGACCTGTGCCAAAATGTCAGCACTATTGTCACTGCCAGCACTTGGACCTCCAACTTCAGCTGCACCAACATGACCAACAAGCGCTCACCCGTCATTGAGTTTTGGGA GAACAAGGTGCTGCGTCTCTCTGGGGGACTCAGCGAGCCGGGCGAGATGAACTGGCAGATGATCCTCTGCTTGCTTACCACCTGGATTGTTGTCTACTTCTGCATCTGGAAGGGTGTCAAGTCGACTGGGAAG ATTGTGTACTTCACGGCGCTCTTCCCCTATGTGGTCCTCATCCTCCTGCTGGTCCACGGAGTAACACTGCCCGGCGCGCTGGGTGGCATCATCTACTACCTGAAACCTGACTGGTCCAAGCTGGTTGAGGCGCAG GTCTGGATCGATGCTGGCACCCAGGTGTTCTTCTCCTACGCCATCGGGCTGGGCGCCCTGACCGCACTGGGCAGCTACAACCGCTTCCACAACAACTGCTACAG GGATGCCTACATCCTGGCTGTGATCAACAGCTGCACCAGCTTCTTTGCCGGCTTTGTTGTCTTCTCCGTGCTCGGCTTCATGGCCTCTGAGCAAGGCGTGGACATCTCCATGGTGGCCGAGTCTG GTCCCGGGCTGGCTTTCATCGCCTACCCCAAAGCTGTGACGCTGATGCCCTTGTCCCCGCTGTGGGCCACGCTCTTTTTCGTCATGCTTCTCGTGCTGGGGCTGGACAGCCAG TTTGTCGGTGTGGAGGGTTTCATCACGGGCATCCTGGACCTGTTCCCCCAGCCGGGGGCTGGCTCGCTACGCCGTGAGCTCACCGCTGCGCTCTGCTGCATCATCTGCTGCCTCATTGACCTCTCCATGGTCACACAG GGCGGCATGTACGTGTTCCAGCTCTTTGACAACTACTCGGCCAGCGGGATCACGTTGCTGTGGCAGGCTTTCTGGGAGTGCGTGGTCATTGCCTGGGTCTATG GTGCCGACCGCTTCATGGACGATGTGGCCCGTATGATCGGCTACCGGCCCCTGCCCGTCATGAAGTGGTGCTGGGCTGTGGTGACACCGCTGGTCTGCGTG GGCATCTTTGTGTTCCACGTGGTGAACTACAAGCCGCTGACATACAATAAGACATACGTGTACCCGTGGTGGGGGGAAGCCATCGGCTGGGTCCTGGCACTCTCCTCCATGCTCTGCATCCCCTGCACTGTTATCTACAAGCTCCTGCGCTGCAAAGGCTCCTTGCGCGAG CGCTGGCAGCTCCTGACCACTCCAATCTGGGGCCAACACCACCTGGAGTACCTGACGCCAGAGGCAGAAGCCAAGCTGCtggccccagagccccccaagGAGAAGGCGACGCTCTTCGAGACTGTGATCTGA
- the SLC6A8 gene encoding sodium- and chloride-dependent creatine transporter 1 isoform X2 — MPPVPTDTAAPQPPDAPRRDAAAATTAAAAAPAGSGPGGAEGTEPPTAGEERTVTAPLVRPPGPPKEAPPQRETWTRQMDFIMSCVGFAVGLGNVWRFPYLCYKNGGGVFLIPYLLIVFVGGIPIFFLEVALGQFMKQGGIAAWNIAPLFKGLGLASMVIVFFCNSYYIMILVWGLFYLVHSLTDTLPWATCGHSWNTEQCTELFNLDLCQNVSTIVTASTWTSNFSCTNMTNKRSPVIEFWENKVLRLSGGLSEPGEMNWQMILCLLTTWIVVYFCIWKGVKSTGKIVYFTALFPYVVLILLLVHGVTLPGALGGIIYYLKPDWSKLVEAQVWIDAGTQVFFSYAIGLGALTALGSYNRFHNNCYRDAYILAVINSCTSFFAGFVVFSVLGFMASEQGVDISMVAESGPGLAFIAYPKAVTLMPLSPLWATLFFVMLLVLGLDSQFVGVEGFITGILDLFPQPGAGSLRRELTAALCCIICCLIDLSMVTQGGMYVFQLFDNYSASGITLLWQAFWECVVIAWVYGADRFMDDVARMIGYRPLPVMKWCWAVVTPLVCVGIFVFHVVNYKPLTYNKTYVYPWWGEAIGWVLALSSMLCIPCTVIYKLLRCKGSLRERWQLLTTPIWGQHHLEYLTPEAEAKLLAPEPPKEKATLFETVI; from the exons ATGCCCCCCGTCCCCACCGACACggccgccccgcagccgcccGACGCCCCGCGACGCGACGCCGCCGCCGCCACAAccgcggccgccgctgcccccgcGGGCTCCG GCCCCGGCGGGGCGGAGGGCACCGAGCCCCCCACGGCGGGCGAGGAGCGAACGGTGACGGCACCACTGGTGCGACCCCCTGGTCCCCCCAAAGAAGCCCCCCCCCAACGGGAGACATGGACCCGGCAGATGGATTTCATCATGTCCTGCGTGGGCTTCGCCGTGGGGCTGGGCAACGTCTGGCGCTTCCCCTACCTGTGCTACAAGAACGGCGGAG gcgTTTTCCTCATCCCCTACCTGCTCATCGTCTTCGTGGGCGGCATCCCCATCTTCTTCTTGGAGGTGGCTCTGGGACAGTTCATGAAGCAGGGGGGCATCGCCGCCTGGAACATCGCCCCCCTCTTCAAGG GTTTAGGCCTGGCCTCTATGGTGATCGTCTTCTTCTGCAACTCCTACTACATCATGATCTTGGTGTGGGGGCTCTTTTACCTGGTGCATTCACTGACGGacaccctgccctgggccacctGTGGCCATTCCTGGAACACGGAGCAGTGCACGGAGCTCTTCAACCTGGACCTGTGCCAAAATGTCAGCACTATTGTCACTGCCAGCACTTGGACCTCCAACTTCAGCTGCACCAACATGACCAACAAGCGCTCACCCGTCATTGAGTTTTGGGA GAACAAGGTGCTGCGTCTCTCTGGGGGACTCAGCGAGCCGGGCGAGATGAACTGGCAGATGATCCTCTGCTTGCTTACCACCTGGATTGTTGTCTACTTCTGCATCTGGAAGGGTGTCAAGTCGACTGGGAAG ATTGTGTACTTCACGGCGCTCTTCCCCTATGTGGTCCTCATCCTCCTGCTGGTCCACGGAGTAACACTGCCCGGCGCGCTGGGTGGCATCATCTACTACCTGAAACCTGACTGGTCCAAGCTGGTTGAGGCGCAG GTCTGGATCGATGCTGGCACCCAGGTGTTCTTCTCCTACGCCATCGGGCTGGGCGCCCTGACCGCACTGGGCAGCTACAACCGCTTCCACAACAACTGCTACAG GGATGCCTACATCCTGGCTGTGATCAACAGCTGCACCAGCTTCTTTGCCGGCTTTGTTGTCTTCTCCGTGCTCGGCTTCATGGCCTCTGAGCAAGGCGTGGACATCTCCATGGTGGCCGAGTCTG GTCCCGGGCTGGCTTTCATCGCCTACCCCAAAGCTGTGACGCTGATGCCCTTGTCCCCGCTGTGGGCCACGCTCTTTTTCGTCATGCTTCTCGTGCTGGGGCTGGACAGCCAG TTTGTCGGTGTGGAGGGTTTCATCACGGGCATCCTGGACCTGTTCCCCCAGCCGGGGGCTGGCTCGCTACGCCGTGAGCTCACCGCTGCGCTCTGCTGCATCATCTGCTGCCTCATTGACCTCTCCATGGTCACACAG GGCGGCATGTACGTGTTCCAGCTCTTTGACAACTACTCGGCCAGCGGGATCACGTTGCTGTGGCAGGCTTTCTGGGAGTGCGTGGTCATTGCCTGGGTCTATG GTGCCGACCGCTTCATGGACGATGTGGCCCGTATGATCGGCTACCGGCCCCTGCCCGTCATGAAGTGGTGCTGGGCTGTGGTGACACCGCTGGTCTGCGTG GGCATCTTTGTGTTCCACGTGGTGAACTACAAGCCGCTGACATACAATAAGACATACGTGTACCCGTGGTGGGGGGAAGCCATCGGCTGGGTCCTGGCACTCTCCTCCATGCTCTGCATCCCCTGCACTGTTATCTACAAGCTCCTGCGCTGCAAAGGCTCCTTGCGCGAG CGCTGGCAGCTCCTGACCACTCCAATCTGGGGCCAACACCACCTGGAGTACCTGACGCCAGAGGCAGAAGCCAAGCTGCtggccccagagccccccaagGAGAAGGCGACGCTCTTCGAGACTGTGATCTGA
- the LOC135308089 gene encoding epidermal differentiation-specific protein-like has product MNRITVYERANFEGLSREFTCDVPDLHELDFGNCIASLKVEGQPWIAYTDPKYEGEPYAFEEGEYPSVDRPNSFSALRLVHHDLGDPQITLYEHPNFQGACKVVTEETNLAYGYFNDRVASHRVQRGVWLLYQHPGRGGWHCLAWPGEHLADYKLELNFQSRLSHLRPLRPGRPLVSARLLWEQKRVEEEREVLVDEIEGVNETESEQALAASSSREYGTTLWQSFHFSNATSLKAGLSFTLTVEASNMFTVQKGRSESSTRRQRVEVQLPAKIPPRTALSIQVLRKEVTLSVPVLLTITQNESVRTEMGEYRSVSGTNVSARYSLKPLPATGREQAAAKGTDTAPGTKVEL; this is encoded by the coding sequence ATGAACCGGATCACAGTGTACGAGCGTGCCAACTTTGAGGGGCTGAGCCGGGAGTTCACCTGCGACGTGCCTGACCTGCACGAGCTGGATTTTGGGAACTGCATCGCCTCCCTGAAGGTGGAGGGGCAGCCCTGGATTGCCTACACAGACCCCAAATACGAGGGGGAGCCTTATGCCTTCGAGGAGGGCGAGTACCCCTCTGTGGATCGGCCCAACAGCTTCTCGGCACTGCGCCTCGTGCACCATGACCTGGGGGACCCCCAGATCACCCTCTACGAGCACCCCAACTTCCAGGGCGCCTGCAAGGTGGTGACAGAGGAGACCAACTTGGCGTATGGGTACTTCAATGACCGGGTGGCCTCCCACAGGGTGCAGCGAGGCGTCTGGCTGCTCTACCAGCATCCCGGCCGCGGcggctggcactgcctggcgtGGCCCGGCGAGCACCTCGCTGACTACAAACTGGAGCTGAACTTCCAGTCCCGGCTGTCCCACCTGCGCCCGCTGCGGCCCGGGCGGCCCCTGGTCTCGGCGCGTCTCCTCTGGGAGCAGAAGCGGGTGGAGGAGGAGCgggaggtgctggtggatgagattGAGGGGGTGAACGAGACAGAGTCGGAGCAGGCGCTggcggccagcagcagccgcgAGTACGGCACCACGCTGTGGCAGAGCTTCCACTTCAGCAACGCCACCAGCCTCAAAGCCGGGCTCTCCTTCACGCTGACCGTGGAAGCCTCCAACATGTTCACGGTGCAGAAGGGGCGCAGCGAGAGCAGCACTCGCCGGCAGCGCGTGGAGGTGCAGCTGCCGGCCAAGATCCCCCCGCGCACCGCGCTCAGCATCCAGGTCCTGCGCAAGGAGGTGACGCTCTCCGTGCCCGTGCTGCTCACCATCACCCAGAACGAGAGCGTGCGTACGGAGATGGGCGAGTACCGCAGCGTCTCAGGGACCAATGTCAGTGCCCGCTACAGCTTAAAGCCGCTGCCAGCTACGGGCAGGGAGCAGGCGGCCGCCAAGGGGACAGACACAGCGCCTGGCACCAAGGTGGAACTGTAG